In the genome of Bacteroidota bacterium, one region contains:
- a CDS encoding response regulator, whose translation MDKALILYVDDEPGALETMKDALVEKGYDVLQATNGAEALALLKTKTPDIILADLRMQPVNGFELFQAIKKNPRFLKTPVFFLTAVDDPLAQKYGESLGVDAYLTKPVDIDHLDNIIRGRLGLR comes from the coding sequence ATGGATAAAGCTCTGATTCTGTATGTGGACGACGAGCCGGGAGCGCTCGAGACGATGAAGGATGCTTTGGTGGAAAAGGGTTACGACGTGCTCCAGGCGACCAATGGCGCCGAAGCGCTGGCCCTCCTCAAGACGAAAACCCCGGACATCATACTCGCCGATCTCCGGATGCAGCCCGTCAATGGATTCGAATTGTTTCAGGCGATCAAGAAGAACCCGAGATTCCTGAAGACGCCGGTGTTTTTCCTCACCGCGGTGGACGACCCCCTCGCCCAAAAGTACGGCGAATCCCTGGGGGTTGACGCCTACCTCACCAAACCTGTCGACATCGACCATCTCGATAACATCATCCGGGGCAGGCTGGGACTCAGGTAG
- a CDS encoding lipoate--protein ligase family protein yields MRWNFVDTGFRSGAFNMEFDELLASRLEQSDEEGTLRVYGWNPPAISIGRHQRVEDFDADALERAGIDLVRRPTGGRAILHSRELTYSIVMRSGERSPREVYRFISGGLLQAFKLLGVDAALTENDRGLKAPAADPHSLPCFSSSAKDEIQYEGRKLAGSAQRRYGRVVLQHGSLLLGPQHRRIVEYLAPAVGHAARLIADDLANRTIDVESILGREVPFEECARAMKQGFELSCGITFEEHDFAFTATQPA; encoded by the coding sequence ATGAGATGGAACTTTGTCGATACCGGGTTCCGGTCAGGCGCGTTCAACATGGAATTCGACGAGCTCCTCGCCTCCCGGCTTGAACAGAGCGACGAGGAGGGAACGCTGAGGGTCTATGGGTGGAACCCTCCCGCGATCTCCATCGGCCGCCACCAGCGCGTCGAGGATTTCGACGCCGACGCGTTGGAGCGCGCAGGCATCGACCTCGTCCGGAGGCCAACAGGCGGGCGCGCCATACTTCACTCGCGCGAATTGACCTACAGCATCGTGATGCGTTCCGGCGAGAGGAGCCCGCGCGAAGTCTACCGGTTCATCAGCGGCGGCCTTCTGCAAGCGTTCAAGCTCCTCGGGGTCGATGCGGCGTTAACCGAAAACGACCGGGGGCTCAAGGCCCCGGCTGCCGACCCGCACTCGCTCCCCTGTTTCTCAAGTTCCGCCAAAGATGAAATTCAGTACGAAGGCCGAAAGCTCGCCGGAAGCGCCCAGCGGCGTTACGGAAGGGTCGTTCTCCAGCACGGGTCCCTTCTTCTCGGACCGCAACACCGCCGGATCGTCGAGTATCTTGCCCCGGCAGTCGGACATGCCGCCCGGTTAATTGCAGATGATCTTGCTAACAGGACGATCGACGTCGAATCGATCCTCGGGAGGGAAGTCCCGTTCGAGGAATGTGCCCGGGCCATGAAGCAAGGGTTCGAGCTCTCCTGCGGGATCACGTTTGAAGAACACGATTTTGCCTTCACCGCCACTCAACCAGCATAA
- the panB gene encoding 3-methyl-2-oxobutanoate hydroxymethyltransferase, whose protein sequence is MKNNRAVAAKPRVVTTKTVLTMKQTGEKIAMLTAYDFLVAKYLDQVGTDIILVGDSLGNVVHGYDTTLPVTVDDMIYHAKAVKRAVKNALIVVDMPFMSFQASVDDAIRNAGRIMKEVGVGAVKLEGGAYIAEIVKHLVKIGIPVMGHLGLTPQAINKFGTYEVRAQSKMEADELLKDAKVLAEAGVFAIVLEKIPASLAKKVTAAVDVPTIGIGAGPHCDGQVLVVYDMLGLTEEFKPRFVRRYTEMAEIMRKAFREYIGDVKSERFPTGKESY, encoded by the coding sequence ATGAAAAACAACCGAGCAGTTGCCGCCAAGCCGCGCGTCGTAACGACCAAGACGGTCCTGACCATGAAACAGACCGGCGAGAAGATCGCGATGCTCACCGCCTACGATTTCCTCGTGGCGAAATACCTCGACCAGGTCGGGACGGACATCATCCTCGTGGGAGACTCGCTCGGAAACGTCGTGCACGGCTACGACACGACCCTGCCGGTGACGGTTGACGACATGATCTACCATGCGAAGGCGGTGAAACGGGCCGTCAAGAACGCGCTGATCGTCGTGGACATGCCCTTCATGTCGTTCCAGGCGAGCGTCGACGACGCCATCAGGAATGCGGGCCGGATCATGAAGGAGGTGGGAGTCGGAGCCGTGAAGCTCGAAGGGGGCGCGTACATCGCGGAGATCGTCAAGCACCTTGTGAAGATCGGGATCCCCGTGATGGGTCACCTGGGGCTCACACCGCAGGCGATCAACAAGTTCGGTACGTACGAAGTGCGCGCTCAATCCAAGATGGAAGCCGACGAGCTCCTGAAAGACGCGAAAGTGCTCGCGGAGGCCGGGGTCTTCGCGATCGTGCTCGAAAAAATCCCGGCGTCGCTCGCAAAAAAGGTCACCGCGGCGGTCGATGTCCCCACGATCGGCATCGGAGCGGGCCCCCACTGCGACGGGCAGGTGCTCGTCGTCTACGATATGCTCGGGCTGACCGAAGAGTTCAAGCCTCGATTCGTGCGGCGATACACCGAAATGGCGGAAATCATGAGGAAGGCGTTCCGCGAGTATATCGGGGACGTGAAATCGGAGCGGTTCCCGACCGGGAAGGAGAGTTACTAG
- the lpxA gene encoding acyl-ACP--UDP-N-acetylglucosamine O-acyltransferase: MSTTVHATAIVSPKAQLGDTVSIGPYAIVEDDVVIGNGTTVASHALIANGSRIGKECRIHHGAVIGTQPQDLKFRNEVTTMEIGDHTVIREYATLNRGTHERWKTTVGAHCFFMAYSHVAHDCAIGDHVILANSVNMGGHVVIEDHAVVGGMVGIHQFSHIGCHSMIGSGSRVTKDVPPYVLAGQEPLAYNGLNLVGLRRRNFAPEAIDSLEKAYRMIYHNQLNISQALEKIKTDLSLTDEIRRVVDFIEKSKRGVIWSRR; this comes from the coding sequence ATGAGCACCACCGTTCACGCCACCGCAATCGTCAGCCCCAAAGCACAGCTCGGCGATACCGTCAGCATCGGACCCTACGCGATCGTCGAGGACGACGTCGTGATCGGCAACGGCACCACGGTGGCCTCCCACGCCCTGATCGCCAACGGCTCCCGCATCGGCAAGGAATGCCGGATCCACCACGGGGCCGTCATCGGCACTCAACCGCAGGACCTGAAGTTCCGGAACGAGGTGACCACGATGGAAATCGGTGATCACACCGTGATCAGGGAGTACGCGACGCTGAACAGGGGCACCCACGAGCGCTGGAAGACGACTGTCGGCGCCCACTGCTTCTTCATGGCCTATTCGCACGTCGCTCACGATTGCGCCATCGGGGACCATGTCATCCTCGCGAATTCCGTCAACATGGGCGGCCACGTCGTGATCGAAGACCATGCTGTCGTCGGCGGCATGGTGGGGATCCATCAGTTCTCCCACATCGGCTGCCATTCGATGATCGGAAGCGGATCACGGGTCACGAAGGACGTGCCCCCGTACGTCCTCGCCGGACAGGAGCCGCTCGCCTACAACGGGCTCAACCTCGTCGGTCTGAGACGACGGAATTTTGCCCCCGAGGCGATCGACAGCCTCGAGAAGGCCTACCGCATGATCTACCACAACCAGCTCAACATCTCCCAGGCGCTCGAGAAGATCAAGACAGACCTCTCATTAACGGACGAGATCCGCCGCGTCGTCGACTTCATCGAGAAGAGCAAGCGCGGGGTCATCTGGTCGCGCCGATGA
- a CDS encoding heparan-alpha-glucosaminide N-acetyltransferase domain-containing protein: MNAPEKPAASDRFLFVDLLRGWAVLVMIETHVLNALLAQSLKDQAPFKILTFVNGLVAPSFLFCAGFGLAISLRRRWDKFMRFERPFWRTVVRMVFILVVAYSLHLPFFSLRRMAGITDEHLWISFFQVDILQVIAVTLLLLVLLASVTRKPDIFRTIVSILALAVIFAAPVVRAMDLSGLPIWFRPYLSLQFQSQFPMFPWAAFLMVGLILGFWYVRAAEEKKDAECMKWFGILAVGGMVLSVAAEFAPFGVYPNHDFFRASPEFFFVRVGCVVMALAGLWLLGRKRQSSGPSLLSLFGQESLLVYVVHLLIVYGHDYDFSFVRMFGQTLGYVQALGLFAGLTIVMYLLAFVWHSIKKWNMRVAYGIEVCILGGIVAEFVLK, from the coding sequence TTGAACGCTCCCGAAAAGCCGGCCGCTTCAGACCGATTCCTCTTCGTCGATCTCTTGCGGGGATGGGCCGTCCTCGTCATGATCGAGACGCACGTGCTGAACGCGCTCCTCGCCCAATCGCTGAAGGACCAGGCTCCGTTCAAGATTCTCACATTCGTCAACGGGCTCGTGGCCCCTTCATTCCTTTTCTGCGCGGGATTCGGTCTCGCGATCAGCCTGCGGCGCCGGTGGGACAAGTTCATGCGGTTCGAGCGCCCGTTCTGGCGCACGGTCGTCCGGATGGTGTTTATTCTGGTCGTCGCGTACTCGCTCCATTTGCCGTTCTTTTCGCTCCGGAGGATGGCGGGAATCACGGACGAGCATCTCTGGATATCGTTCTTTCAGGTGGATATCCTGCAGGTCATCGCCGTCACGCTCCTCTTGCTGGTCCTTCTCGCTTCCGTGACGCGGAAGCCGGACATTTTCCGTACGATCGTCTCCATTCTTGCCCTGGCCGTGATCTTCGCGGCGCCGGTGGTCCGCGCGATGGATCTGTCCGGGCTTCCGATCTGGTTCCGTCCGTATCTCTCCCTCCAGTTTCAGTCGCAATTCCCGATGTTCCCGTGGGCGGCTTTCCTGATGGTAGGCCTGATACTCGGATTCTGGTACGTTCGTGCCGCGGAGGAGAAGAAGGACGCAGAGTGCATGAAGTGGTTCGGGATTCTCGCCGTGGGCGGGATGGTGCTATCGGTGGCGGCGGAATTCGCGCCGTTCGGTGTCTACCCGAATCATGATTTCTTTCGGGCAAGCCCGGAGTTCTTTTTTGTGAGGGTTGGGTGTGTGGTGATGGCGCTCGCCGGGCTCTGGCTTCTCGGCAGGAAACGGCAGTCCTCGGGCCCGTCTCTCCTCTCCTTATTCGGGCAGGAATCGCTTCTTGTTTATGTCGTGCACTTGCTTATCGTCTACGGCCACGACTACGATTTCAGTTTCGTGAGAATGTTCGGGCAGACGCTGGGCTATGTGCAGGCGTTGGGCCTCTTCGCGGGGTTGACGATCGTGATGTATCTGCTGGCGTTCGTCTGGCACAGCATCAAGAAATGGAATATGCGTGTGGCATACGGGATTGAGGTGTGCATACTCGGGGGGATTGTGGCGGAGTTTGTGCTGAAGTAG
- a CDS encoding DNRLRE domain-containing protein, whose amino-acid sequence MTLRNALYGLALLLALLFIGTRDSLLHAQIQVTIGASKDNTLYQDTTGSLSDGAGQHFFTGRTNAGFRRRALVAFNLAGNIPQHAVIQSARLTLNMSRTSSFGERVDLHRVLADWGEGTSVAAGDEGSGTGATTGDATWIHRFFNTQTWSTPGGDFDATPSETLHVSGVGTYTWGSTPAMVSDVQRWLDTASSNFGWILIGNEAALQTTKRFDSKDNIVDSLRPRLVVTYQEVLGVKDAGTVGREYTLSQNYPNPFNPSTNIAYTLPKRSSVSLAVLNVLGMKVATIAEGVQEAGPHSIVFDGSGVPSGVYYYRLLAGPYSNTKKLLLIR is encoded by the coding sequence ATGACTCTTCGAAACGCCCTCTACGGTCTCGCTCTTCTTCTAGCGCTGCTTTTCATTGGAACCCGGGATTCCCTCCTCCACGCGCAGATCCAGGTCACAATCGGAGCGAGCAAGGATAACACCCTCTACCAGGACACTACAGGCTCCCTGAGCGATGGCGCGGGACAGCACTTCTTTACGGGCCGGACGAACGCGGGCTTCCGGAGACGGGCCCTCGTTGCCTTTAATCTCGCGGGCAATATTCCCCAGCACGCTGTGATTCAGAGCGCAAGACTCACGCTCAATATGTCGCGGACCTCCTCCTTCGGAGAGCGGGTCGATCTTCATCGGGTGCTCGCAGATTGGGGCGAGGGCACTTCAGTTGCGGCGGGAGATGAGGGAAGCGGAACGGGGGCAACCACCGGCGACGCGACGTGGATCCACCGGTTCTTTAATACGCAGACATGGTCAACCCCGGGCGGGGATTTCGACGCCACGCCGAGCGAAACACTCCACGTGTCGGGAGTCGGGACCTACACGTGGGGATCCACTCCGGCCATGGTGAGCGATGTCCAGCGCTGGCTCGACACAGCCTCCTCCAATTTCGGGTGGATACTGATCGGGAACGAAGCCGCTCTTCAAACGACGAAACGCTTCGATAGCAAAGACAATATCGTGGACAGCCTGCGCCCAAGGTTGGTCGTCACCTACCAGGAGGTCCTGGGCGTGAAGGACGCGGGAACAGTCGGGCGGGAATACACGCTCTCGCAGAACTACCCGAATCCCTTCAATCCTTCGACAAACATCGCCTATACCCTTCCCAAACGATCGAGCGTCTCCCTCGCGGTCCTCAATGTATTGGGGATGAAAGTGGCTACCATTGCCGAGGGTGTTCAGGAGGCGGGACCGCACAGCATTGTGTTCGACGGCTCCGGAGTACCGAGCGGAGTTTACTATTATAGGCTGCTCGCCGGGCCCTATTCGAACACCAAAAAGCTTCTTCTTATCCGTTGA
- the surE gene encoding 5'/3'-nucleotidase SurE produces the protein MKRRLRILVSNDDGIDAPGIEAVVKELKKLGDVDVVAPDKQRSAVGHAITMNYPLRATKFYKNGGFFGYAVEGTPADSVKLAISSLLKEKPDLLVSGINHGSNTAISIIYSGTVSAATEGTVLGIPSIAVSLTTFGDPDFRYAAKFTKTLAAFVVKKGLPHGTLLNVNIPAVKKKEIRGVVITRQGKTRWDDTFEVRRDPNNKEYYWLTGDLEVMDHSEDTDEIAIRNRLISITPIHYDLTDYETLTKIRKWPVGQLLK, from the coding sequence ATGAAGCGACGGCTCAGGATACTGGTTTCGAACGACGACGGCATCGACGCCCCCGGGATCGAGGCGGTCGTAAAGGAATTGAAGAAGCTCGGGGATGTCGACGTCGTCGCCCCCGACAAGCAGCGGAGCGCGGTCGGGCACGCGATCACGATGAACTACCCCTTGCGCGCGACGAAGTTTTACAAGAACGGCGGATTTTTCGGCTACGCCGTCGAGGGCACGCCGGCCGATTCGGTCAAGCTCGCCATCAGCTCGCTTTTGAAAGAAAAGCCGGACCTCCTCGTTTCGGGGATCAACCATGGTTCGAACACGGCGATCAGCATCATCTATTCGGGCACCGTCTCCGCGGCGACCGAGGGGACCGTGCTTGGGATTCCTTCGATTGCCGTTTCCCTGACGACCTTTGGAGATCCCGATTTCCGGTACGCCGCCAAATTCACGAAGACGCTTGCGGCGTTCGTCGTCAAGAAGGGTCTCCCCCACGGAACCTTGCTTAACGTCAATATTCCTGCCGTGAAGAAGAAAGAGATCCGTGGCGTCGTGATCACGCGGCAAGGAAAAACCCGTTGGGATGACACGTTCGAAGTGCGCCGCGATCCGAACAACAAGGAATATTACTGGCTTACGGGCGACCTGGAGGTGATGGACCACTCTGAAGACACCGATGAAATCGCGATCAGGAATCGTCTGATTTCAATAACACCGATTCACTACGATCTCACCGACTACGAGACGCTCACGAAGATCCGTAAATGGCCCGTCGGCCAGCTCTTAAAATGA
- a CDS encoding methylated-DNA--[protein]-cysteine S-methyltransferase produces the protein METMTSTLPPIPEMERAYRKSDASYDGIFFLGVRTTGIFCKPSCPARKPMPENVEYYPTSREAVFAGYRPCKRCHPLDLNDTPEWVERLFEAIEKDPSRRYSDASLREMGIEPARARRYFLKNYGMTFQAYCRGRRLGKSLEQIRLGEDLDDVVLGYGYESHSGFRDAFAKTFGTPPGKSRDTDCVLVAWIESPLGPLIAGATSEGICLLEFTDRRMLEGQVATLRRHFKRAIVPGSNDHIRKLQGELREYFAGERKNFSLPLVYPGSPFQQSVWNALLKIPYGATTSYEEIAKRVGSPKAVRAVGTANGMNRIAIVIPCHRVVNKNGEMGGYGGGLRRKEALLRLERGEMSFEFSTERRATSRSEVVEQSSTVNG, from the coding sequence CCGGTATTTTTTGCAAGCCGTCGTGTCCGGCGCGGAAACCGATGCCCGAAAACGTCGAATACTATCCGACTTCCCGCGAGGCCGTTTTCGCGGGCTACCGCCCGTGCAAACGCTGCCATCCGCTCGACTTGAATGACACTCCGGAGTGGGTGGAGAGGCTCTTTGAGGCGATCGAAAAGGACCCTTCGAGGCGGTACTCGGACGCCAGTCTGCGCGAGATGGGGATCGAGCCGGCTCGCGCCCGCAGGTATTTTCTCAAGAATTACGGGATGACCTTCCAGGCTTACTGCCGGGGGCGGAGACTGGGGAAGTCGCTCGAACAAATCCGCCTCGGAGAGGATCTGGACGATGTGGTGCTCGGATATGGTTATGAGTCGCACAGCGGGTTCAGGGATGCATTCGCAAAGACGTTTGGGACTCCCCCCGGAAAGAGCCGCGATACCGATTGCGTTCTCGTTGCCTGGATCGAGAGTCCGTTAGGTCCGCTGATCGCGGGGGCAACATCGGAGGGAATTTGCCTGCTTGAATTCACAGACCGGCGGATGCTGGAGGGGCAGGTCGCGACGCTCCGGCGGCATTTCAAGCGAGCGATCGTCCCCGGCTCGAACGATCATATCCGGAAATTGCAGGGTGAGCTCCGCGAGTACTTCGCGGGGGAGAGGAAGAATTTCTCGCTCCCGCTCGTTTACCCCGGAAGCCCGTTCCAACAAAGCGTGTGGAACGCGTTACTGAAAATTCCGTACGGCGCGACGACCTCTTATGAAGAGATTGCGAAGAGAGTCGGCTCCCCGAAGGCCGTCAGGGCGGTCGGGACGGCGAACGGGATGAACCGGATCGCGATCGTGATTCCCTGTCACAGGGTTGTCAACAAGAACGGCGAGATGGGCGGTTACGGCGGCGGGCTGAGAAGGAAGGAGGCGCTTCTCCGGTTGGAGAGGGGAGAGATGAGCTTTGAGTTTTCTACCGAACGTCGCGCGACATCACGTTCGGAAGTTGTCGAGCAGAGCTCAACGGTCAACGGATAA
- a CDS encoding bifunctional UDP-3-O-[3-hydroxymyristoyl] N-acetylglucosamine deacetylase/3-hydroxyacyl-ACP dehydratase, producing MLVHQRTIKHPVTISGVGLHTGVATKLTFIPAPVDSGIKFRRTDLPGQPEIPAIVDLVVEVARGTTLRKGDAKVHTVEHVLAASVGLQIDNMVIELDNIEPPACDGSAQPFVEALVSAGFEEQGAPKDYLIIDEPIRYTDEKNGVDIVALPTDDYRMTVMIDYQNPVLGSQHTGLFDLDKEFVSEFAPARTFCFLHEVEMLHDQGLIRGGNFDNAIVIIDQEMTPENAKKIMKKLGLTESPIMGKNGILNAKKLRFKNEPARHKLLDLMGDLALIGVPFKAQILAARPGHASNVEFAKKIRKAYQQQKFVRKYQFVKKEGVVFDSDALMKILPHRYPFIMVDKITEFKLDERIVGVKNLSLGDWFFQGHFPGRPIMPGVLICEAMAQTGGVLLLNGLENLDGKLAMFTSINNCKFRKPVVPGDQLLLEVTIRNRRAKIALMEGKAYVGKELVAEAEFSAAIVDGNEVNLKV from the coding sequence ATGCTCGTCCACCAGAGAACAATCAAGCACCCCGTGACCATCTCGGGCGTCGGGTTACACACCGGCGTGGCGACAAAGCTGACGTTCATTCCGGCCCCGGTGGATAGCGGGATCAAATTTCGCAGGACCGACCTGCCGGGCCAGCCGGAGATTCCGGCGATCGTCGATCTCGTGGTCGAGGTCGCCCGCGGAACGACACTCCGCAAGGGGGACGCGAAAGTCCATACCGTCGAGCACGTCCTGGCGGCCAGCGTGGGGCTCCAGATCGACAACATGGTGATCGAGCTCGACAACATCGAGCCTCCCGCCTGCGACGGAAGCGCGCAGCCGTTTGTCGAAGCGCTCGTGAGCGCCGGCTTCGAAGAGCAGGGAGCGCCCAAGGACTACCTCATCATCGACGAGCCGATCCGCTACACCGACGAGAAGAACGGCGTCGACATCGTCGCGCTTCCCACCGACGACTACCGGATGACGGTCATGATCGACTACCAGAACCCCGTCCTGGGGAGCCAGCACACGGGCCTGTTCGATCTCGACAAGGAGTTTGTCAGCGAGTTCGCTCCGGCGCGAACGTTCTGCTTTCTCCACGAAGTGGAGATGCTTCACGATCAGGGCCTCATACGTGGCGGCAATTTCGACAATGCGATCGTGATCATCGATCAGGAGATGACACCGGAAAACGCGAAAAAGATCATGAAGAAACTCGGGCTCACCGAGTCCCCGATCATGGGGAAAAACGGGATCCTGAACGCGAAGAAGCTCCGTTTCAAGAACGAGCCGGCGCGCCACAAGCTCCTCGACCTGATGGGAGACCTCGCGCTGATCGGAGTCCCGTTCAAAGCCCAGATTCTGGCGGCCAGGCCCGGCCATGCGAGCAACGTCGAGTTCGCGAAGAAGATCCGAAAGGCCTACCAGCAGCAGAAATTTGTCAGAAAGTATCAGTTCGTGAAGAAGGAAGGAGTCGTGTTCGACAGCGACGCGCTCATGAAGATCCTGCCCCACCGCTATCCTTTCATCATGGTCGACAAGATCACCGAGTTCAAGCTCGACGAGCGGATTGTCGGCGTCAAGAACCTCTCGCTCGGGGACTGGTTCTTCCAGGGGCATTTTCCGGGAAGGCCCATCATGCCGGGCGTCCTGATCTGCGAGGCGATGGCCCAGACCGGAGGGGTTCTGCTCCTGAACGGCCTCGAAAACCTCGACGGAAAACTGGCGATGTTCACCAGCATCAACAACTGCAAATTCCGGAAGCCGGTCGTGCCGGGCGACCAGTTGCTGCTCGAGGTCACGATCCGCAACCGGCGCGCCAAGATCGCGCTGATGGAGGGAAAGGCGTACGTCGGCAAGGAGCTCGTCGCCGAGGCCGAATTCAGCGCCGCGATCGTCGACGGGAACGAGGTTAACCTGAAGGTCTGA